Within the Musa acuminata AAA Group cultivar baxijiao chromosome BXJ2-9, Cavendish_Baxijiao_AAA, whole genome shotgun sequence genome, the region CCTCTGATATATTGCACCGGAATTCTTCAAGTCGGAGGGCATGACTTTGTGACAGTAGACCCCTCTGTCCATGATGGAGGCTGTATACTCATGGTCCCTAGGGGCCATacggatttggttgtagcctaAGAAGGCATCCATGAACGTGAGGAGTTCGTGCCCTGAGGTCATGCCGACTAACATGATCAATcctcgggagggggtagcaatccTTCGGGCATGCTTAGTTAAGATTGCATATCCTTCATcttttattagattttttttgacAAGGACCATGTTGGATAGCCACCGAGGGTATCTGGACTCGGCTATGAACCTTGCTTCCGTTAGTCAGTCTATCTAATGTCTGATCACCTTTTGTCGATCAAGGGCGAACTTTCGAGGCCTCTGCTTTACTGGTCTCGCCTCGAGAGGGATGTTCAAGCAGTGTTGCATGATGTTGGGATCAATTCTTGGCATGTATTTGGGCAACTAGGCGAAGACGTCGACGTTCTTCATCATGAAACTGATGAGCTAGACTTGGCCCTTCTCCAGGAGGGTGGAGCCAATCTTCACAATTCGATCTGTTTGGCACTCGTTACGGGGGAGCTCCAATATTTGCTCTATGGGCTCGGGGCTTCTCCACGTGGTGTCTATTGTGGTCCTCGCGCTTCTTGACCACCAATGCCTCGGCCAACATGTATCAGTTCGCTCGCTAGAGCATTTCTGGGACAGTCGTCGATGGCCTCAAGGATTGCCTTGATTTCGGTGGCGAAGTGGGCGATGAAGTGGGAAAGAGGCTCGTCGTCCTTCTAGCTTATGCTGGCATGACCATAGATGGCTTGGGCTGAGCACTGGCTAAGAAATTGAGCTCGAACTCTCTTGCGTGTTGATCAAAGGATGAGACCGAAGAATGCCTCAAACTATTGTATTGCATTCGAGCCGGACCTTAGAGGGTGGTGGGAAAGGCCCGACACATTAAAGTATCGGATGTTCCATATAGACCCATTTGGGCCCGGAAGGCAGCGACATGCTCCACCGAGTCGGAGATGTCATCGTAGGCCTCCAATGTTAGGAGGAAAAAATTGAGGGGAATCAGCTTATCCTAGATCTCTAGGACAAAAGGATATCCCCCGAAGGTGTCTTCCCCATGTTTTTCCTTTGACTTGATTCTCTCTCTGGACCTCATCTAGGCATCGATCAACCAAGTGCAATTGAGCCCTGAAAGAGTTCACTGAGTTAGGCGACAGAATGTCTAACTCTAGACAACTCACGGTGGCCCATGGGGCCTCTAGGGTACCACGCTCCAGCATCAATCTCTGGCCTCCTAACTATTCTTCATTTGGTGGGCAAGCGTTCGCCGCTCAAGGTCATCGGTCGATCGTGGGAGGGTCTTAAGGCTCAAGGGAGAGAGTTGGTGGGGTCGCAGGCAAGGGCAGTTGCGATGACAATGTCGGCTGAGCAAGCTGGGGGATGAGGGGAATGATGGTTTGCATCATCCCAATCAAAGCTTGGACCTGATGGGTGAGGCTAAGGAACGCCTCGACGGAGACGATGAAGGATCCCATGCTCGCCCCGATGAGGGAGAGCCCAGGGTCATTAAACAACCTCTAGTAGCAACTCGGGGTCGAGGACGCAGCATTTTCATCTACGTGTTGAGGGAGAGGGAGCTATCCCCCATGGCCAAAAGTGGAAGGGGTTGCATGTGTCTCTTCTCCAGGATGCTCGCCGAGGTTGGTCGGAGGCTAACATTCTTGCGAcataggccctccttctagcgtcaaaaatattttgttattttataCCTTTATGTAGTGGTCAAGGTGTCAGCACGACTTAGCCTGTCCCGAGCGCACAATATCACCAAGTGGAGGCTGAAGATCACTCATTCAACTATCCGTTGGGTGCCTGCACACAGGTCAAAATCGGGAGGGGGATTCCCGATTCGACCCCTCATATGCTTAAGTCAACAAAAGTTAGAGGTGAGAGAGTTGGTGTGTGTGTGCATCTCTAGTCCGACCCCAACGTTGTTCCTAGGGTGGCTTTATACCTATTACTGTGTGTTAACGTATTTAGCTATTAATGATCGTCGACATCTTCATACGCAGGTGTTTAAAGGCACCATTGCTATGGGTGGTTAGCTCGTATGCTGGGACGCGGGTGCAGTCTAATTTGTCCGGCCCTACTTCATTCGGCGTTGCTCTGTGCCTCTAGAGTAGTTCTAGAGTAGCTCAGGATGGGACTATGTCGCTCCATACAGCCTCGAGTAGTGTTGATGCAGTGTGCTAACGACATGGATGACAGGCGGCTCAATGCACTACGTTGGCTTTGGAACATCGTGCCAGGTCCACCGTGGTAGCCTACGGATTACATATCCGTGCAGTGAATATCAAAATATGCTGTATCAGATAGCAATAGTGATCTCCTTCCCATAACAGTGCTAGAATCCAGACAAGAAAACCTGATCATGATGAAGTGCACAAGCTTCCATGGGTGAATGGAACTAAGAACTCTTTTGGTCCACACAAAGCTTTTGATGGTGAGCCCTCAGGACTGAGATCGACAGAACGGCAAGTCCACCATTCAAGATGGTGAGCCAATACTAAAAAGTTTGACAGAAAGGCAAGGCCGCCATTCAAGAATCAGAAAGAATATGGTCTGCTATATCAACTATATCAACATTGTTTATCATCAGAGAAGAAGCAATGACTCCCTATTCTACATCCATTGAAACATGTCCTATATTATTGCGAAGTAGCACAACTTCAGTAAAATGCCATGataatgaaatttagcaagatccaAATAAAATAAAGACCTGGAATAATAATGGTTACAAGCATTATTGATCAATTAAGGCACACTAAAACCATGGCAAGATAATCTAAGGAAGATATGCCTCAGATTTGAGCTAATGAACAGCAAAGCCCTCACCTGGCTTGGTTAACATTCTTCTTTCATGGTGGCACACTCCAATGATTTAACAGATTGGCACTTGGAAACACAGCATCTTTGCAGAAAACTCAGAGAATGATCAACAATGCAAGAAATGGAGAAAGCGGTCACTTCTTGGATTCAGACTGCAGTTTTCATGGTCCTTGAGCACACCACTAGTTTCTGTTGATCAATCTTTCGAGAGTATCAGTGACATGCCTCATTGACGGCCTCTTTTCTGGATTAGCTTGAACACATACCAGAGCAATTTTCAGCACCGCGATAATCTCATCTTCTGTATCCAATTCCTGAGCTAGAAAAGGGTCCAACACATCTGAGAGGGGTTTCTTCTCTTCGATACATAGATGAAACCAACTAACCAAATCCATTTCCACCGTCTCCAGAAGAACAAGTGGAGACCTGCTGGAAATAAGTTCTAATAGGATTACTCCGAACGAGTAAACATCCCACTTCTGAGATGGTTTCAGCATCATCGATGCCTCAGGAGCCTGATAACCTGATCCTTTACTCATGATGGGACCGAATGCAACATCTGAGTGTTGGCCTTGAATTTTCTCAACAGCTATTCTGTCTGATTGCAGAAATGGAGATCCTCCTGCTATGTTAGCCAGATGTCCAACCCCAAAATCTGATATGTAAGGTTCCATATCCGGTCCGAGTAGTACATTGTTCGGTTTGAGATCTCCATAAACATATTTCTTTGGACTAATTTCATGCAGGAAAGCCAAACCCTTTGCTATTCCTTTCATGATCTTCAAGCGTACTTCCCATGATAGTGGTGTAGAATTCCTTGTTCCAGTTTTCCCTGTCATTAGCCACAGTACCAAGAAATACACTAAAATAAAGAACTAAGTGTGCATATAAAATTTGAACAATAGGAACATCAGCCAAATTTCTCTAGAGATGTGAATTATACTAGCATGCCAAAGTGCTAGTATAATTGTTTTAGTATTCCAATCTGGTACCTTCGAGCGACATAAAACGGTGCTTCATCTCCAACAGAAGAAAAGACTACAAGGTGAAGATAAGCTTGAGGAACAGGAAAGTGAGAGTTTAATGTAGTAACTATGTTAAATTATAACATCTAAAGATGCAAACAAGTACCCAACAAAGGCAGCATTTCGAGTTCTAGACAATGATCTCTCTTTAGAAATAGTTTAACCTGAAGATTTTATGGAATGTAGTTCTAGACAATGGATCAACCCCTCATAAATTACAACCAAGGTTATCAATATATAATTCATCAGATCAAAAATCATCTGCACTATGCATAAGCAAAACCCATCAAAATCTGAAGAAGAGATAGTCGTCAGAGCTCATACCATGAATCACGGCAGAAAGGTTGCCATTAGGAATGTAATCATAGATGAGCAATTTTTCGTTGATCGACCAGTAATAAGCTCTTAGAGTAACAATATTAGGATGTCGGACCTTTCCAATCGCTTCCACCTCGGTTTGGAACTCTTTGAACCTTTGTGATCCTCCTTCCCCCAGCCTCCTTACAGCCAAAGTCAGTCCATCATCCAGCACAACCCTGTAGACGATACCGATCCCACTTTTCCCCAAAACAAATGCCGATGCCTTCAAAAGTTCATCAAGATCAAATGGCACATTCCTATCTAGTGACACTAGCTCATGATGCTCGATACTGTCCGGTGAGGTCTCAGAGTCCTCCTTCCTAAAGCACATGCATTCCTTCCTGCCCTTTGGCCTCTTCTCAGAAGTCTCTCCATCTTCCTTGGTCCCAACTGAAGCAATTGCCTTGCGGTAGAAATAAAAGAACACCAATGCAATCAGACCAATTCCGACCACATCACTCGCCACAAATGCGATCACTGCAGCGTTACTcagtctgctgctgctgcttccgcTGTGCGTGCTATTTCCCTCGAGTGCCGGAGGTGAGTAATTGATGGGACGGAAGGGGTTTGACGATGGCACTTCGGGAGGACACGAGTTCTTCAATGGCGGGCCACAAAGGCCAGGATTTCCGATGAAAGCCGTCGGTCCTCTGTTCTCCAGAGCACCATTTTGCGGCACCGGCCCACTGAGATTATTATAGGTGAGGTCGATGTAGACCGTCTCCGGCAGATTGCCGAGGCTCGGCGGGATTGAGCCAGAGAACCTGTTGTGGGACAAACCCAGCGTTCCTTGAAGGTTAGTAAGATTACCGACGTCAGTCGGAATCGGGCCACTGAATCCATTGTAAGAAAGATCAAGCTTTTCCAACTCTGCAAGGCTGCCACCAAATCCAAGGGGCAAGGAACTGGTGAAGTTGTTGTGGCTCAGGACGAGGGCTTTCAACCGCTTGCAGTGGATCAAAGAGCTGGGTATCGGGCCGGCGAACAAGTTGCCGGAAAGGTCCAAGCTTTGGAGGTACAAAAGCTCGCCAATCTCCGGCGGGAGTGAACCGGACAAGAAATTCCCGTAAAGGACTAAGCTTTGAAGCTGCCGGGCGGCGAAGAGGCTGGCGGGGAGGCTGCCGAAGAGCCTGTTGTTCCTGAGGTTGACGTGCCTGAGGGATCGGAGGGAACCAAGAGCAGAGGAGAGGTAGCCCACCAGCTTCTTCTTGGGCAGGCTTAAGGCAGCCACTGAGCCTCCCCTGCATGTGATCCCATTCCAGGAGCAGGGGTCCTGGTCGGAGGAGTTCCAGTTTCGCAGGGAGCCAGCGGGGTCGTCCCTGATGCCTGCTTTGAAGGAGATGAGAGCTGTGCCTTCGCTGTTCAGGCCACcaacaacaaggagaagagaggtgttgcagagaaggaagagaaagaacaGAGGACATGGTAGTGACGATGATAATGACGAGGCCATGGGTAGAAGAAGCCAAGGAGTCGACCGTTGGAGAAGCAAAGAGATACAAACACAATATGAACTCTGTTCCGAGGGACTTGCCTTGTGATGTTGAGAGACCACTAGAGAGAGGAATGATGGCTTGGGAGTCGCGATGAGGGTGTGACGGTTTCGGGGTTGGGCTGGGAGAATGGAGGAAAACGAGGAAGTGACATGAAGAAGACCGACTCACAGTGCGTCCATAGGACTgtggtccctctctctctctctctctctctctctctctctgacctcAGCCTCATAAACACGTTTATACGAGCATTGGACCCTCCCTCTCTCTATGCTTTGGAGCGCCATGCATCGTTATGTTAGCAAAAGTCTCCGTAAAGAGAAGACTGCTACCATAGAGCTCCACTGTGCAACCAAAACCAAGTCTTTTTGAGTAGGTTCAGGAAGCTGTGTGTTGGTTTTAGGAGCACGTACCAAAAAGTCACCTGATAGCTAAACCCCAGCATTATTGTTTGTCACCAACTTTTGGTACTCCTGCTCTGACTGTGCTTTCCGGCCTTTCTCCGCGACAGCCTCGCAGAAGAGCTCGTTACATATCAACATCATAAGTGAATCCAAGGTTTAAGCAGTACATCTCGTCCTTGAGCTATGCTAGTAGATCCAAGGAAACAGTCAAGTCAAGCACCATGACATACAGTAAACTTATCCGGACGTCACCTAACTGTGCCTGTGCGTTACTTCATCAGGGAGTACTGCTGTCTGCTACTTGGTCGTATGATCACCTCGTCAGGGCACATAAGATACCTGCATATACTACTCCTATGCCTGAGAAGTAGAATCTAAACTCCTGAGCCGTCTTCTTAACGCAAGCAGAATCCCCTCTCTCGAGGCTGCTACCTTTCTTTTCCACACATTTCTGCCTCAGAATCGAGACTCCTGTGCCCTGCAACGTTTCCCACTTGTCGACAGAGTGAGCTTGGAGTGCCGATAGCACGCGCCCGAGGCGGGTGAGAACGTGTCGGCGACGACCAACCGGGCGTTTCTCCAAGGCTTGCAGGCTCGTAACGTCGTGACCACGCGCTGAGTACAAGATTGACAGATTATGATATGGAGAGAGGATAAAGAGGAGGCTGATTTACGGGAAACgattaaatgtttcatttttgGAAAGATGATGCCAAGCTTTCCATCGTATTTATATAGGAGTTGGTATGATGAGATATAAGATGAGATATAAATTTTTTCTTTCGGCAGTCAGTTGGACTGCATTGTGTTCGGATTTCAAGCATTATGTCACCCACCATTATTGGACTTAGAACATTTAGGATTTAGCCTGAATAATACTGCCTCCTCACTCCAAGACCACCACCACCTCTCATTTTGCTGCCTCCTCCCTCTCTCTTGgttctctcctcttctctctcaTTCACCTCCCTCTCCTTTATACTCGATCATAGATTTCAACATAAATATATACTATTTGAAtaattaatcatcctaaattcataaaaaaataatattaaatatattacatCTCATCCTAatagtttaaaaataatattaaatatattacatctcataaaaaattaattgattttaataaaaaattaaaaagttaaTCTCGAGTTACAATCGTGTTACAATAGAGTTACACTCGATCATAAATTCAACCTAAAGATATCTCATTTCAAAAACTAATCATCcttaattcatataaaaataaaaaaataatactaaacatattatcatttcacctagtaattttgaaaaaaaataaaaatatttgataaaaattTAACAAGTTACACACGATCATCAATTCAACCAAAAGATAtcctatttaaaaatttattcacCTTAAGAtcataagaaatttaaaaaataaaactaaatatcTTATAATCATGTGCTAGTAATTCTAAAAAAATTTAGATTTGTTTGATGATAAAGCCCTGATTACAATCGAGTTATACTTATATTACACTCTATGTTATGCTCAGacatacactaattcaacccgtaTCCACGAATTGACCATACTCGAACCATGATGGTCAGACTGAACCCAAACCGACCAATGGATCTACGACTTGAAATAGCCGATTCAAAGGTAGTAtaaacttttttaaaaaaaattcttaggaaaattaattatgaaaaagTCATCTACTAAAAACCAATTACTAAGGCCTTCTTATGATAAATTGCTAAACCTATATACATGTACGACTCATTGTACATGCATTGACTCTGTGGCCCTGGTGTCAAATTAATGGATGGGGCATAGAGAAACGTGTCATGACTCATCTCGTCCTTCACTTTGCCTGTGGGGAGCATCAAATGCATGCATCTAACCCCTACGTGGTTGGGATACTATTTCTACTGTTTAAATAGACTGGCTAGATGAGGACATTGCATAAGATGGTTTAAGGAGGCTAAGGCTGTATTCCGTCATCTCAGTTTAATAaaaggtaaatatttttctacctAGGTTTCGCTTAATAAACAGAACCTTAATGACAAGAAAAGTTCACACACTGACCTCAAGCATAATGGCCTGCTTTTTCTTCACCATGAGAACCTGCATCATTTCCTCCACCACGTAGCCTGCATTATATACACTAAccagattttaagttatatttcATGACAATCTATTTTAGAGAATCACAGGAAATAGGAATGAGGTTCAACATAACAACTAAATTTAGTGACAACTGAAAAATAGACCCCTGAAAATTTTCATTAGATGAAATTTCATCAACAAGATGTACTAACCTTTGAATGGCAAGAAAATGGCGTAGTCAAGACATACATGGCAAGAAACAGCTGTAGCAAGTATCATAATACAAAATATATGCAGCTAAACCAATCAGCTTCCAACATATGTTAGGATCTGATCAGCAATAATCAACGTATCTGAAGCCCGTCGAACTCTTACAATGCTCGTCTTACAGGTTCACGCTCATGTCTGTGGCATGAATTTACGAGGTACAGAAATGAAATCAAACAATCTGTCATCTGCCTTAAAGAAAGTAAGGAACCCCCGTCCTCGGCCCTCGCATTTGATTATTCTCCTCAGTTTCAGTGAAGAACTTCACCTCTCTTTCCTGTTTTCATGAAGTAATAGTTAAATAAAGGATAGGAATGCAACTGTTCTGATCACATAGTTAAAGTGCCATTCATCAAAGGTAGCTTTCTTCCTCTATGGGTTTGATTTGGATCACTCGGAAATTTGAAATCACTCGAGTACCTCCACAAGTTTTACACATTCATAAATTTTGATAACAAACTTAAATGCAAAAATCTTAACAAACATCAAAGGTGCatggaatgaaaaaaaaaaaaaagtagaaaaggcAGAACACCATTTAAAGCATAAAGGTCAATATCATACCATTTTTTCATTGAAACTCAATATGGAAGCTACATTCCCACACCTGTAACAATAATTAGGCGCGGACCAAACCTGAAGACCAAGAATTGTGCAATCTTCAGACATCAGAGTTCAGGAAGCTAAGAGGCAAGATCAAAGTCACAACTAAGAAATTgaaaaaactaattaaaaattaGCTAACTTTCTGCCATAATTAACATGGGAAGCACTATTTATGCTACTGATGAACTCACAGTTACAAGCCCTTTGTCAAACATGTACTTCAGGCCTTCCTGGACCAGCTGATGTGCCCGACAAACAAGATCAAGCTTGTTTATGTGATTAAACTATAGAACAAACATGAAACTCTTGATCAGTGGAAATCAATTAAAATTTCAACCCAGAAAATTTTGTTTACCTCTGATGTCACCCTTGATCCAAAGAGCCAACCTGCACCTCGAGGGCTGACAGCCCATGTATCAATCTCCTCTGGATCACTCCACATAAGATCACAAAAAGGACCTTCATGAGGAATTTCACAGTTGCGATCAATAACCCTTATCTGTTAACCACAAGGAAATTAAAAACATTAATGAGATATATAATCTCTGTCAAAACAGTTAAGACACTCCCAAAGATCCCACATGATGAAAAGGTTTACATTGATTCTACACCTACAATGACGGTCTGAGATTCTAACTAGTGTTTTTAAAAGTACTAAGCGCCAAGGTTCTAAAACGCCCAAGGCGCTATGCGCTCACCTATGTACCCACCCAAGCGAAACAAGAtgctctagaatattaaaatataaaaaatatataatacaattgataaatataattatataaataaaaaatatgatattaaattgaaAAGATATGAGATACCAAGTCACATTGTCCATCTTCGaataacaaaaatatcaaaaaaatcaaaacaataaagttttacttcaaattcaatcatcatcACAATCAACATCGTCATTCTCAAACTTATCATCATCTCTCTTCCTCTTGttcatcttcatcaaaatatatttctCCTCTTCAACAATGGTAGGAGGTGACCTTGAGGCTTTTTGCACCCATTTTTGCTTTCGTCATCTATCCTGTATATGCCTGTAATCTCCAACACATGAAGCTCTTGCCATATCTCTTCATATCaagctatcatcttcaaatacaaactCATCTTCGACATCTTGCAAGTCTGTAGTCATTTCCCCCACCAGCCATttatttgaatcatcaatgtctTGTAATGAGATTGGATCAATATTATTTCACAAATCATAATGAGCTTTCAGTGCTTGATGTTACTTTATATAAACCAGATCATGTAATTGTTGATGTTCtaatcaatttttttctttttgtatgaatctatcatgtcatatgaatcaaaaatatattaatacatctatctaaaaaagaatagattaattaaaataaaaatattcttatatACTTACATGTTCAAAGGCACTCCAGGTTCACTCACAATCTGCAAAACTATGAGTCATACTAAGAATTTTGATAATCAATTACTATAAGTTcgaggtggaatttccaaatagactctacTATTCAGTTGTAAAATTTAACTTTATTATTAACAATAGCATACTatacatgaaattaattatataaagttATAAATACCTAGGAGAGTAGTTGCCCTAGATCAAACTGCCATAGGAAttccaaaaagatcatcgacattattatataaagataattcacatATGATCGTATCTTGCACCTCAAGGATTGGAATCAATCCTGTAATGCACTTATATAACTCCTTTACAACTTAATGAAGATGTTCTTATAAAAAAGAATTCTAGGTTTAAAGTaatggacgatgaagttgacaatctcATCTTTCATCAATGATTGCAAATATGTTCTTATACTTTTCTTCATTTCCATCAAAAGACTTTTGAATTGTTtcttttgctctatccatagtctCAAATATATCTCATTGCAAGCTTCTTTTCATTATCTGCCAACTGAAGGACTCGAACAAACAAGAAGGTTCATTACCTTTAATGTATAAACTATAAGATTCCAAAAGGACAGCATTAAGATAATATCACTAACCCTCCTGCCTTCCGCTTCTTTTGTCCATATTTGCTTCTTGCCTATAAATTCTTACTAATTCCTTGTtgcctataaattatttcatTATATTCAAAGCTCCGATATGATTATAGAGAAATCCAAAGACAAAGATTGCTCTTTCTAAAGTCTTCTTAATGTCaagaatctttccaatatcttccagcATTAGATTAATACAATGTGTCGCATATAGAGTTCAACACAAGTGTTATCTTTTTACCTCAAGTAATTTACCTAAAACAAAACGATAACAAAATTGATAAGACTTGGGAGTTACATAATTTTTCCATTTGAATCGAAGACATAGAGCAATTTAAAgattaaaaattcaaaagataaatcttaccaACTAACATATAGTTGCTTCCATTATCGATTATAACTTAGACGGACATTTTGTTCACCAATTTATTCCATAAACTT harbors:
- the LOC108951234 gene encoding receptor protein kinase-like protein ZAR1 — translated: MASSLSSSLPCPLFFLFLLCNTSLLLVVGGLNSEGTALISFKAGIRDDPAGSLRNWNSSDQDPCSWNGITCRGGSVAALSLPKKKLVGYLSSALGSLRSLRHVNLRNNRLFGSLPASLFAARQLQSLVLYGNFLSGSLPPEIGELLYLQSLDLSGNLFAGPIPSSLIHCKRLKALVLSHNNFTSSLPLGFGGSLAELEKLDLSYNGFSGPIPTDVGNLTNLQGTLGLSHNRFSGSIPPSLGNLPETVYIDLTYNNLSGPVPQNGALENRGPTAFIGNPGLCGPPLKNSCPPEVPSSNPFRPINYSPPALEGNSTHSGSSSSRLSNAAVIAFVASDVVGIGLIALVFFYFYRKAIASVGTKEDGETSEKRPKGRKECMCFRKEDSETSPDSIEHHELVSLDRNVPFDLDELLKASAFVLGKSGIGIVYRVVLDDGLTLAVRRLGEGGSQRFKEFQTEVEAIGKVRHPNIVTLRAYYWSINEKLLIYDYIPNGNLSAVIHGKTGTRNSTPLSWEVRLKIMKGIAKGLAFLHEISPKKYVYGDLKPNNVLLGPDMEPYISDFGVGHLANIAGGSPFLQSDRIAVEKIQGQHSDVAFGPIMSKGSGYQAPEASMMLKPSQKWDVYSFGVILLELISSRSPLVLLETVEMDLVSWFHLCIEEKKPLSDVLDPFLAQELDTEDEIIAVLKIALVCVQANPEKRPSMRHVTDTLERLINRN